Part of the Mycobacteriales bacterium genome, CGCGCACCCCGCGCTGGTCGAGGCCGTCCGGCGCCAGGTCGGCGTCCTGGCCCACTCCAGCAACCTGTTCGTGCACGAGCCCGGGATCGCGCTGGCCGAGCGATTGGTCGGCCTGCTCGGGGGTGGCGGCCGGGTGTTCTTCGGCAACGACGGCGCCGAGGCCAACGAGGCGGCGCTGAAGATCGTCCGCCGGCACGGCTGGACCTCGGACCCGGACGGCGGCCGGCTGGAGGTCGTGGCGGCCGAGGCCGGCTTCCACGGGCGGACCTTCGGCGCGCTCTCGCTGACGGGGACCGCCTCCAAGCGTGACCCGTTCGCCCCGCTGCCCGGCCCCGTGACCTTCGTGCCGTACGGGCACGAGGCGGCGCTGCGGGCCGCGATCACCGAGCGCACCGCCGCGGTCTTCCTGGAGCCGACCCTGGGCGAGGGCGGCGTCGTCCCGCCGCCGCCGGGCTACCTGCGAGCGGCCCGCGAGGCCTGCGACGCGGCCGGCGCGCTGCTCGTGGTCGACGAGGTGCAGAGCGGGCTGGGCCGGACCGGCGCCTGGTTCGCGCACCAGAGCGAGGGCATCCGGCCCGACGTGGTCACGCTGGCCAAAGGCCTCGGCGGCGGGCTGCCGATCGGCGCCTGCATCGCCTTCGGCCCGGCCGCCGACCTGCTCACCGCCGGCCAGCACGGCAGCACCTTCGGCGGCAACCCGGTCTCCTGCGCGGCCGCTCTCGCGGTCCTGGAGACGATCGAGCGGGACGACCTGCTGGCCTCGGTCCGGACCGTCGGCGACCGGCTCGCCGCCGGCCTGGCGGCGATCGACTCGCCGCTGGTGCGCGGGGTCCGCGGCAGCGGTCTCTGGCGGGCGCTGGTGCTGACCCGGCCGGTGGCCGCCCAGGTCGAGGTGGCCGCCCGCGGCGCGGGCGTGCTCGTCAACGCGGTGCAGCCGGACGCGGTCCGGATCGCCCCGCCGCTGGTGCTCTCCGCGGGCGAGGCCGACCAGGCCGTCGCAGCGCTCGCCGCCGCCGTCGCGGAGGTGGAGCGGGCCGCTACGGTCGGCGCCACCAACGCCGGCGCTGACGAGGGGACGCACTGATGCCGCGACACTTCCTCCGGGACGACGACCTCAGCCCCGCCGAGCAGGTCGAGGTGCTCGAGCTGGCCGCCCGGGTGAAGGCCGACCGGTTCGCCTTCACCCCGCTGGCCGGGCCGCGCGCGGTCGCCGTGCTGTTCGACAAGCCCTCCACCCGCACCCGGGTGTCCTTCAGCGCCGGCATCGCCGAGCTCGGCGGCTATCCGCTGGTGATGGAGGCGGTCGGCAGCCAGCTCGGACGGGGCGAGCCGATCGAGGACACCACCCGGGTGCTCGACCGGCAGTGCGCGGCGATCGTCTGGCGCACCTTCGGCCAGGAGCGGGTCGAGGCCGCCGCCCGGGTCAGCCGGGTGCCGGTGGTCAACGCGCTGACCGATTCCTTCCACCCCTGCCAGGTCCTGGCCGACCTGCAGACCGTGCGGGAGCGGCTCGGGCGG contains:
- a CDS encoding acetylornithine transaminase, with the translated sequence MTAADQLRARWDAVMMSNYGTPPVALARGEGCRVWDVDGVEYLDLIAGIAVSALGHAHPALVEAVRRQVGVLAHSSNLFVHEPGIALAERLVGLLGGGGRVFFGNDGAEANEAALKIVRRHGWTSDPDGGRLEVVAAEAGFHGRTFGALSLTGTASKRDPFAPLPGPVTFVPYGHEAALRAAITERTAAVFLEPTLGEGGVVPPPPGYLRAAREACDAAGALLVVDEVQSGLGRTGAWFAHQSEGIRPDVVTLAKGLGGGLPIGACIAFGPAADLLTAGQHGSTFGGNPVSCAAALAVLETIERDDLLASVRTVGDRLAAGLAAIDSPLVRGVRGSGLWRALVLTRPVAAQVEVAARGAGVLVNAVQPDAVRIAPPLVLSAGEADQAVAALAAAVAEVERAATVGATNAGADEGTH